One window from the genome of Bubalus kerabau isolate K-KA32 ecotype Philippines breed swamp buffalo chromosome 17, PCC_UOA_SB_1v2, whole genome shotgun sequence encodes:
- the CIC gene encoding protein capicua homolog isoform X2, whose amino-acid sequence MKPMKKACTSLPGSGSSGKSPPATRAKALRRRGAGEGDKPEEEDDEAQQQQPGPEEAEEGEEEEAERGLGAEGLPPELQADDPAPGPAEEPKVEGEAGRWEPSLSRKTATFKSRAPKKKYVEEHGAGSGSSAAAGAPEERARTPDEAGALGVPPRPPTSTRSSSTDTASEHSADLEDEPAEACGLGPWTPGSTSGSYDLRQLRSQRVLARRGDGLFLPAVVRQVRRSQDLGVQFHGDRALTFYEGVPGGGVDVVLDATPPPGALAVGTAVCTCVEPGMAAYREGVVVEVTTKPAAYKVRFGPGPSSQLGPAALPQLPQPPHREPEEAVWVARSSLRLLRPPWEPEALPRKPPAGPEEEQAEPGATLPPCPAALDPKQPEDAEVSKISFGGNLGACEEGEEKHPPALGTPALLPLPPQLLSPPPKSPAFAGPGRPGEQPSPCQEGSQGGSRSSSVASLEKGAAPAARARTPLTAAQQKYKKGDVVCTPNGIRKKFNGKQWRRLCSRDGCMKESQRRGYCSRHLSMRTKEMEGLADSGPGGAGRPAGVAAREGSTEFDWGDETSRDSEASSVAARGDSRPRLVAPADLSRFEFDECEAAVMLVSLGSSRSGTPSFSPVSTQSPFSPAPSPSPSPLFGFRPANFSPINASPVIQRTAVRSRHLSASTPKAGVLTPPDLGPHPPPPAPRERHSSGILPTFQTNLTFTVPISPGRRKTELLPHPGPLGAPGAAGGGAAPDFPKSDSLDTGVDSVSHTPAPSAPAGFRAVSPAVPFSRSRQPSPLLLLPPPAGLTSDPGPSVRRVPAVQRDSPVIVRNPDVPLPSKFPGEVGTGSEARAGGPGRGCRETPVPPGVASGKPGLPPPLPAPVPITVPPAAPTAVAQPMPTFGLASSPFQPVAFHPSPAALLPVLVPSSYTSHPAPKKEVIMGRPGTVWTNVEPRSVAVFPWHSLVPFLAPSQPDPSVQPSEAQQPASHPVASNQSKEPAESAAVAHEQPPGGTGNADPGRPPGATCPESPGPGPPHTLGVVEPGKGPPPTTEEEAPGPPGEPRLDSETESDHDDAFLSIMSPEIQLPLPPGKRRTQSLSALPKERDSSSEKDGRSPNKREKDHIRRPMNAFMIFSKRHRALVHQRHPNQDNRTVSKILGEWWYALGPKEKQKYHDLAFQVKEAHFKAHPDWKWCNKDRKKSSSEAKPTSLGLAGGHKEPRERSMSETGTAAAPGVSSELLSVTAQTLLSSDTKAPGSGSCGAERLHAVGGPGSARPRAFSHSGVHSLDGGEVDSQALQELTQMVSGPASYTGPKPSTQYGTPGPFAAPGEGGTLAASGRPPLLPTRASRSQRAASEDMTSDEERMVICEEEGDDDVIADDGFGTTDIDLKCKERVTDSESGDSSGEDPEGSKGFGRKVFSPVIRSSFTHCRPSLDPEPPGPPDPPAGFGKGYGPTSSASSPAASSSSATTSFPLGSGTFKAQESGQGSTTGPLRPPPPGTGGPATPSKATRFLPTDPATFRRKRPESVGGLEPPGPSVIAAPPSGGGGVLQTLVLPSNKEEREGSGARVPSAPAPSLAYGAPATPLSRPAATMVTNVVRPVSSTPVPIASKPFPAASRPEAPPGDTAGARTEAGTGSRALGGSPLGVSLVYSDKKSGAATSTAPHLVAGPLLGTVGKAPATVTNLLVGTPGYGAPAPPAVQFIAQGGPGSGAAAGSGASAGGGPNGPMPLGILQPGPLGKAGGITQVQYILPTLPQQLQVAPAPGTKAAAPGGPAPTTSIRFTLPPGTSTNGKVLAATAPTPGIPILQSVPSAPPPKAQSVSPVQAPPPGGSAQLLPGKVLVPLATPSMSVRGGGAGQPLPLVSPPFSVPVQNGAQPPSKIIQLTPVPVSTPSGLVPPLSPAPLPGPASQPQKVLLPSSTRITYVQSAGGHALPLGTSPASSQPGTVTSYGPTSSVALGFTSLGPSGPAFVQPLLSGQAPLLAPGQVGVSPVPSPQLPPTCAAASGPVITAFYPGSPVPTSSAPLAQPSQAPPGLVYTVATSTTPPAAPILPKGPPAPTAATPAPASPFPSATGSMTYSLVAPKAQRPTPKAPQKVKAAIASIPVGSFEAGAPGRPGPAPRQPLEPGPAREPPASESELEGRPATPAPPLPPETWTPTARSSPPLPQPAEEQASTKGPETMASKFPSSSSDWRVPGLGLESRGEPPTPPSPALAPASAPGSSSGSSEGGSGRAAGDAPERKEAAGAGKKVKVRPPPLKKTFDSVDKVLSEVDFEERFAELPEFRPEEVLPSPTLQSLATSPRAILGSYRKKRKNSTDLDSAPEDPTSPKRKMRRRSSCSSEPNTPKSAKCEGDIFTFDRTGTEAEDVLGELEYEKVPYSSLRRTLDQRRALVMQLFQDHGFFPSAQATAAFQARYADIFPSKVCLQLKIREVRQKIMQAATPSEQPPGAEAPLPGPPPTGTAAAPVPTPSPAGGPDPTSPGSDSGTAPAAPPLPPPPEPGPGQPGWEGPPQPSPPASGPSTAATGR is encoded by the exons ATGAAGCCCATGAAAAAGGCGTGCACCAGCCTTCCAGGTTCTGGCAGCAGTGGCAAGTCCCCACCAGCCACCAGGGCCAAGGCCCTGAGGCGgcgaggggctggggagggggacaaGCCAGAGGAGGAAGACGACGAGGCGCAGCAGCAACAGCCAGGGCCAGAAGAGGCTGAGGAGGGCGAGGAGGAGGAAGCTGAGCGGGGCCTGGGGGCCGAGGGGCTGCCCCCGGAGCTGCAAGCCGATGACCCGGCCCCAGGCCCAGCTGAAGAACCCAAGGTGGAGGGGGAGGCAGGCCGCTGGGAGCCATCACTCAGCCGAAAGACGGCCACGTTCAAGTCACGAGCACCCAAGAAGAAGTATGTAGAGGAGCACGGCGCCGGCAGTGGCAGCAGTGCAGCGGCAGGTGCCCCTGAAGAGCGGGCACGGACCCCCGACGAAGCCGGCGCCCTGGGGGTGCCTCCACGGCCACCCACCTCCACGCGCTCCTCCTCCACCGACACAGCCAGCGAGCACTCAGCCGACCTGGAGGATGAGCCGGCCGAAGCCTGTGGTCTGGGCCCTTGGACCCCTGGCAGCACCAGCGGGAGCTACGACCTGCGGCAGCTGCGGTCCCAGCGAGTCCTGGCTCGGCGCGGGGACGGCCTCTTCCTGCCGGCTGTGGTGCGCCAGGTGCGCCGAAGCCAGGACTTGGGTGTGCAGTTCCACGGGGACCGGGCCCTGACTTTCTATGAGGGAGTGCCTGGCGGGGGTGTGGATGTGGTTCTGGATGCCACGCCCCCACCGGGGGCGCTGGCGGTGGGCACAGCAGTCTGTACCTGCGTGGAGCCCGGCATGGCGGCCTACCGGGAGggtgtggtggtggaggtgacCACCAAGCCCGCCGCCTACAAGGTCCGCTTCGGCCCTGGCCCTAGCTCCCAGCTAGGCCCAGCTGCCCTGCCGCAGCTGCCTCAGCCACCACACCGGGAGCCCGAGGAGGCGGTGTGGGTGGCCCGCTCCAGCCTCCGCTTGCTGCGGCCCCCCTGGGAGCCCGAAGCCCTTCCAAGGAAGCCCCCGGCAGGCCCTGAGGAGGAGCAGGCCGAGCCCGGGGCCACCCTGCCCCCCTGCCCTGCTGCCCTGGACCCGAAGCAGCCTGAGGATGCCGAGGTCTCCAAGATCAGCTTCGGTGGCAACCTTGGGGCTTGTGAGGAGGGTGAGGAGAAGCACCCGCCCGCCCTGGGCACCCCGGCTCTGCTCCCACTGCCGCCCCAGCTCCTGTCACCACCACCCAAGTCCCCTGCCTTCGCAGGCCCAGGCCGCCCGGGTGAGCAGCCCTCCCCGTGCCAGGAGGGGAGCCAGGGTGGCAGCCGGAGCAGCAGTGTGGCCTCACTGGAGAAGGGGGCTGCGCCGGCTGCCCGGGCCCGCACACCCctgacagcagcccagcagaagTACAAGAAGGGCGACGTGGTCTGCACGCCCAACGGAATCCGAAAGAAGTTCAACGGCAAGCAGTGGCGACGGCTGTGCTCGAGAGACGGCTGCATGAAGGAGTCACAGCGGCGGGGCTACTGCTCCCGTCACCTGTCCATGCGAACCAAGGAGATGGAGGGCCTGGCGGACAGTGGCCCGGGTGGGGCCGGGCGGCCGGCGGGCGTGGCAGCCCGCGAGGGCAGCACCGAGTTCGACTGGGGGGATGAGACGTCACGGGACAGCGAGGCCAGCAGCGTGGCAGCCCGCGGAGACTCCCGTCCACGCCTGGTGGCCCCCGCCGACCTGTCTCGTTTTGAGTTTGACGAGTGCGAAGCAGCGGTGATGCTGGTGTCCCTGGGCAGTTCTCGCTCGGGCACACCCTCCTTCTCCCCCGTGTCTACACAGTCACCCTTCTCGCCAGCCCCGTCGCCCTCGCCCTCGCCACTCTTCGGCTTCCGCCCCGCCAACTTCAGCCCCATCAATGCCTCGCCTGTCATCCAGCGTACCGCTGTCCGCAGCCGCCACCTGAGCGCCAGCACCCCTAAGGCGGGCGTGCTGACGCCACCAGACCTGGGCCCCCACCCACCGCCACCTGCCCCCCGAGAGCGCCATTCCTCTGGCATCCTCCCCACCTTCCAGACAAACCTgacctttactgtgcccatcagCCCTGGGCGACGGAAGACAGAGCTGCTGCCCCACCCAGGGCCGTTGGGGGCCCCCGGCGCAGCGGGTGGAGGAGCTGCCCCAGACTTCCCCAAGAGTGACAGCTTAGACACTGGCGTGGACTCGGTGTCCCACACACCTGCACCCTCCGCGCCAGCCGGCTTTCGAGCCGTGTCGCCCGCCGTGCCCTTCTCCCGTTCCCGCCAGCCTTCACCGTTGCTGCTGTTGCCCCCACCTGCCGGCCTGACCTCGGACCCTGGGCCCTCCGTGCGCCGGGTGCCTGCCGTGCAGCGGGACTCACCTGTCATCGTCCGTAACCCTGACGTGCCGCTGCCCTCCAAGTTCCCCGGGGAGGTGGGCACTGGCAGTGAGGCCCGGGCCGGGGGACCCGGGCGGGGCTGCCGAGAGACCCCGGTGCCCCCAGGGGTGGCCAGTGGGAAGCCTGGTCTGCCCCCACCTCTGCCTGCCCCCGTACCCATCACTGTGCCTCCAGCTGCGCCGACTGCCGTGGCCCAGCCGATGCCCACCTTTGGCCTGGCTTCCTCACCCTTCCAGCCGGTGGCCTTCCACCCCTCACCCGCTGCTCTGTTGCCTGTCCTGGTGCCCAGCAGCTATACCAGCCATCCTGCCCCCAAAAAGGAAGTCATCATGGGCCGGCCTGGGACAG TGTGGACAAATGTGGAACCTCGCTCTGTGGCCGTGTTCCCCTGGCACTCCTTAGTCCCCTTCCTGGCCCCCAGCCAGCCTGACCCCTCTGTACAGCCAAGTGAGGCCCAGCAACCTGCCAGCCACCCCGTGGCCTCCAACCAGAGCAAAG AACCTGCTGAGTCGGCGGCCGTTGCTCACGAGCAGCCACCGGGCGGGACAGGGAATGCTGACCCGGGGCGGCCCCCTGGAGCCACATGCCCTGAGAGCCCAGGGCCCGGACCCCCCCACACTTTGGGGGTAGTAGAACCTGGGAAGGGCCCCCCTCCCACCACGGAGGAGGAGGCCCCTGGACCGCCAGGAGAGCCGCGGCTGGACAGCGAGACAGAGAGTGACCACGACGATGC CTTCCTCTCCATCATGTCTCCTGAGATCCAGTTGCCCCTGCCGCCCGGGAAACGCCGGACCCAGTCCCTCAGCGCCCTGCCCAAGGAACGAGACTCCTCTTCAGAGAAGGATGGACGCAGCCCCAACAAG CGGGAGAAGGACCATATCCGGCGGCCCATGAATGCCTTCATGATCTTCAGCAAGCGGCACCGGGCCCTGGTCCACCAGCGCCACCCCAACCAGGACAACCGGACTGTCAGTAAGATCCTGGGCGAGTGGTGGTACGCCCTGGGGCCCAAGGAGAAGCAGAAGTACCATGACCTGGCCTTCCAG GTGAAAGAGGCCCACTTTAAGGCCCACCCAGATTGGAAGTGGTGCAACAAGGACCGGAAGAAGTCCAGCTCAGAGGCCAAGCCCACGAGCCTAGGGCTGGCAGGAGGGCACAAGGAGCCAAGGGAGCGGAGCATGTCGGAGACAGGCACTGCCGCTGCCCCCGGAG TGTCTTCAGAGCTCCTGTCTGTCACGGCCCAGACACTCTTGAGCTCGGACACCAAGGCTCCGGGGAGCGGCTCCTGTGGGGCAGAGCGTCTGCACGCTGTTGGGGGACCTGGCTCAGCCCGGCCCCGCGCATTCTCCCACAGCGGGGTCCACAGCCTGGATGGTGGGGAGGTAGACAGCCAGGCGTTGCAGGAACTGACTCAG ATGGTGTCTGGCCCTGCGTCCTACACTGGCCCAAAGCCCTCCACCCAGTATGGGACTCCGGGCCCCTTTGCGGCGCCTGGGGAGGGAGGCACCCTGGCAGCCAGTGGACGGCCCCCACTGCTCCCCACCCGGGCCTCCCGTTCCCAGCGTGCAGCCAGTGAGGACATGACCAGTGATGAGGAACGCATGGTCATCTGTGAGGAGGAGGGGGACGACGATGTCATTG CTGACGACGGCTTCGGCACCACTGACATTGACCTCAAGTGCAAGGAGCGGGTGACTGACAGCGAGAGTGGAGACAGCTCTGGGGAGGACCCGGAGGGCAGCAAG GGCTTTGGCCGGAAGGTGTTCTCGCCTGTGATCCGTTCCTCCTTTACTCACTGCCGTCCGTCGCTGGACCCTGAGCCTCCAGGGCCCCCAGATCCACCTGCAGGCTTCGGCAAAGGCTATGGGCCCACCTCCTCTGCATCCTCGCccgctgcctcctcctcctcagccacCACCTCCTTCCCACTGGGCTCAGGGACCTTCAAGGCCCAGGAGTCAGGTCAGGGCAGCACCACAGGCCCCCTCCGTCCCCCACCCCCTGGAACTGGGGGCCCAGCAACACCTTCTAAGGCCACCCGGTTTCTCCCCACGGATCCTGCCACCTTCCGTCGCAAGAGACCTGAAAGCGTGGGCGGCCTGGAGCCACCAGGCCCCTCAGTCATCGCGGCGCCTCCCAGCGGGGGAGGAGGCGTCCTGCAGACACTGGTCCTGCCCTCAAACAAGGAGGAACGGGAGGGCAGCGGAGCTCGCGTGCCCTCAGCCCCAGCACCCTCGCTGGCCTACGGGGCCCCAGCAACCCCCCTGTCCCGCCCGGCTGCCACCATGGTCACCAACGTGGTGCGGCCCGTCAGCAGCACTCCTGTGCCCATCGCCTCCAAGCCTTTCCCCGCTGCCAGCCGGCCCGAAGCGCCTCCTGGTGACACAGCTGGCGCCAGGACTGAGGCGGGCACTGGGTCCCGGGCACTGGGGGGCTCCCCGCTGGGCGTCAGCTTAGTGTATTCGGACAAGAAGTCAGGAGCTGCCACCTCCACGGCCCCACACCTGGTGGCTGGGCCTCTCCTGGGCACTGTGGGGAAGGCGCCGGCCACTGTCACCAACTTGCTGGTGGGCACCCCGGGCTACGGGGCCCCAGCGCCACCTGCTGTCCAGTTCATTGCCCAGGGGGGCCCTGGCAGCGGGGCGGCTGCAGGCTCTGGGGCCAGTGCTGGGGGTGGCCCCAATGGGCCAATGCCCCTGGGCATCCTGCAGCCGGGTCCCCTGGGCAAGGCTGGGGGCATCACCCAGGTGCAGTACATTCTGCCCACGCTGCCCCAGCAACTGCAAGTGGCACCGGCCCCTGGGACCAAGGCAGCGGCGCCCGGcggccctgcccccaccaccagcATCCGTTTCACCCTCCCGCCGGGCACCTCCACCAACGGCAAAGTCCTGGCTGCCACCGCACCCACTCCTGGCATCCCCATCCTGCAGTCCGTAccctccgccccgccccccaAAG CCCAGTCAGTGTCTCCTGTacaggccccgcccccaggtggctcagcccaGCTGCTGCCCGGGAAGGTACTCGTGCCCTTGGCCACCCCCAGCATGTCAGTGCGGGGAGGCGGGGCCGGCCAGCCACTGCCCCTGGTGAGCCCGCCCTTCTCAGTACCTGTACAGAACGGTGCTCAGCCACCCAGCAAG ATCATCCAGCTGACTCCGGTGCCTGTGAGCACACCCAGCGGCCTGGTGCCGCCCCTCAGCCCGGCCCCACTCCCCGGCCCCGCCTCGCAGCCTCAGAAGGTCCTGCTGCCCTCCTCCACCAG AATCACCTATGTGCAGTCAGCAGGTGGGCATGCGCTGCCCCTGGGCACCAGTCCTGCGTCCAGTCAGCCTGGAACAGTCACCTCGTACGGACCCACGAGCTCGGTCGCCCTTGGCTTCACCTCACTGGGGCCCAGTGGCCCCGCCTTCGTGCAGCCCCTGCTTTCAG GCCAAGCCCCACTGCTGGCTCCTGGCCAGGTGGGCGTGTCGCCCGTGCCCAGCCCCCAGCTACCTCCCACCTGCGCAGCTGCCAGTGGTCCCGTCATCACAGCATTTTACCCTGGCAGCCCCGTACCCACCTCCTCAGCACCCCTGGCCCAGCCATCCCAGGCTCCCCCAGGCCTGGTCTACACTGTGGCCACCAGCACCACCCCACCTGCTGCCCCCATCCTGCCCAAGGGCCCACCGGCACCCACTGCTGCCACCCCGGCCCCCGCCAGCCCTTTCCCTAGTGCCACAG GCTCCATGACCTACAGTTTAGTGGCCCCCAAGGCCCAGCGGCCCACCCCTAAGGCCCCCCAGAAAGTAAAGGCGGCCATCGCCAGCATTCCTGTGGGCTCCTTCGAGGCTGGTGCTCCTGGGCGGCCAGGCCCTGCACCCCGGCAGCCCTTGGAGCCTGGCCCAGCCCGTGAGCCCCCAGCGTCCGAGTCAGAGCTTGAGGGGCGGCCAGCAACACCAGCCCCTCCACTGCCCCCCGAGACCTGGACTCCCACAGCCCGGAGCAGTCCCCCGCTGCCCCAACCTGCTGAGGAGCAGGCCAGCACCAAGGGCCCTGAGACCATG gcCAGCAAATTCCCCAGCTCGTCTTCAGACTGGCGTGTCCCCGGGCTGGGCTTGGAGAGCCGGGGGGagcctcccacccctcccagccCGGCCTTGGCTCCAGCCTCAGCTCctggcagcagcagtggcagcagtgaGGGCGGCAGTGGGAGGGCGGCCGGGGACGCCCCCGAGCGCAAGGAGGCGGCTGGTGCCGGCAAGAAGGTGAAGGTGCGGCCCCCGCCCCTGAAGAagacctttgactctgtggacaa GGTCCTGTCAGAGGTGGACTTCGAAGAGCGCTTTGCCGAGCTGCCTGAGTTCCGGCCTGAGGAGGTGCTGCCCTCGCCCACCTTGCAGTCTCTGGCCACCTCACCCCGGGCCATCCTGGGCTCCTACCGCAAGAAGAGGAAGAATTCCACTG ACTTGGACTCAGCCCCCGAGGACCCCACCTCGCCCAAGCGCAAGATGAGGCGGCGCTCCAGCTGTAGCTCGGAGCCTAACACCCCCAAGAGTGCCAAGTGCGAGGGCGACATCTTCACCTTTGACCGCACAG GCACAGAAGCGGAGGACGTGCTCGGGGAGCTGGAGTACGAGAAAGTGCCCTATTCGTCGCTGCGGCGCACCCTGGACCAGCGCCGGGCCCTGGTCATGCAGCTCTTCCAGGACCACggcttcttcccatcag CCCAGGCCACGGCAGCCTTCCAGGCCCGCTACGCGGACATCTTCCCCTCCAAGGTCTGTCTGCAGCTGAAGATCCGTGAGGTGCGCCAGAAGATCATGCAGGCGGCCACTCCCTCAGAACAGCCCCCGGGAGCTGAGGCCCCCCTCCCTGGACCGCCCCCCACTGGCACTGCTGCTGCCCCtgtccccactcccagccccgCAGGGGGCCCTGACCCCACCTCACCTGGCTCGGACTCTGGCACAGCCCCGGCTGCCCCGCCACTGCCTCCACCCCCAGAGCCGGGGCCTGgacagcctggctgggaggggccCCCCCAACCCTCACCACCCGCCTCTGGTCCCTCCACAGCTGCCACAGGCAGGTGA